In Columba livia isolate bColLiv1 breed racing homer chromosome 6, bColLiv1.pat.W.v2, whole genome shotgun sequence, a single genomic region encodes these proteins:
- the PRXL2A gene encoding peroxiredoxin-like 2A isoform X1, producing MSFLPDFGIFTMGMWSIGLGAIGAAVTGIVLANTDLFLSKPEKATLEFLEEIDLKSLGTEQRTFKAGELWKKNGAVIMAVRRPGUFLCREEASELSSLKPQLSKLGVPLYAVVKEKIGTEVEDFQHYFKGEIFLDEKKGFYGPHRRKMMLSGFFRFGVWQNFFRAWKNGYSGNLEGEGFTLGGVFVIGAGRQGVLLEHREKEFGDKVSLPSVLEAAEKIKPQAS from the exons ATGTCCTTTCTGCCTGACTTTGGGATCTTCACCATGGGCATGTGGTCTATTGGTCTTGGAGCCATTGGTGCAGCTGTGACAGGGATCGTCCTTGCTAATACTGACTTATTTTTGTCCAAGCCAGAAAAGGCTACATTGGAGTTTTTGGAGGAGATAGACCTGAAATCTTTGGGAACAG AACAAAGAACATTCAAAGCAGGTGAACTATGGAAGAAGAATGGTGCAGTGATCATGGCTGTGCGAAGACCTGGATGATTTTTGTGCAGAGAG gaGGCTTCTGAGCTCTCCTCTCTGAAACCTCAGCTGTCCAAGCTGGGCGTCCCTCTCTATGCTGTTGTGAAAGAGAAGATAGGGACCGAAGTGGAGGATTTTCAGCACTATTTCAAAGGAGAAATTTTTCTGGATGAAAAG AAAGGCTTCTATGGTCCACACAGACGAAAGATGATGTTGTCAGGCTTCTTCCGCTTTGGAGTCTGGCAAAATTTCTTCCGTGCTTGGAAAAATGGATATAGTGGTAACCTGGAAGGAGAAGGATTCACCTTGGGAGGAGTGTTTGTGATTGGGGCAGGAAGACAG GGTGTTTTATTGGAACATCGTGAGAAAGAATTTGGAGACAAAGTCAGCCTTCCGTCTGTCCTCGAAGCTGCTGAGAAGATAAAACCACAAGCttcataa
- the PRXL2A gene encoding peroxiredoxin-like 2A isoform X2, producing MGSEMSFLPDFGIFTMGMWSIGLGAIGAAVTGIVLANTDLFLSKPEKATLEFLEEIDLKSLGTEQRTFKAGELWKKNGAVIMAVRRPGUFLCREEASELSSLKPQLSKLGVPLYAVVKEKIGTEVEDFQHYFKGEIFLDEKKGFYGPHRRKMMLSGFFRFGVWQNFFRAWKNGYSGNLEGEGFTLGGVFVIGAGRQGVLLEHREKEFGDKVSLPSVLEAAEKIKPQAS from the exons ATGGGTTCTG aaATGTCCTTTCTGCCTGACTTTGGGATCTTCACCATGGGCATGTGGTCTATTGGTCTTGGAGCCATTGGTGCAGCTGTGACAGGGATCGTCCTTGCTAATACTGACTTATTTTTGTCCAAGCCAGAAAAGGCTACATTGGAGTTTTTGGAGGAGATAGACCTGAAATCTTTGGGAACAG AACAAAGAACATTCAAAGCAGGTGAACTATGGAAGAAGAATGGTGCAGTGATCATGGCTGTGCGAAGACCTGGATGATTTTTGTGCAGAGAG gaGGCTTCTGAGCTCTCCTCTCTGAAACCTCAGCTGTCCAAGCTGGGCGTCCCTCTCTATGCTGTTGTGAAAGAGAAGATAGGGACCGAAGTGGAGGATTTTCAGCACTATTTCAAAGGAGAAATTTTTCTGGATGAAAAG AAAGGCTTCTATGGTCCACACAGACGAAAGATGATGTTGTCAGGCTTCTTCCGCTTTGGAGTCTGGCAAAATTTCTTCCGTGCTTGGAAAAATGGATATAGTGGTAACCTGGAAGGAGAAGGATTCACCTTGGGAGGAGTGTTTGTGATTGGGGCAGGAAGACAG GGTGTTTTATTGGAACATCGTGAGAAAGAATTTGGAGACAAAGTCAGCCTTCCGTCTGTCCTCGAAGCTGCTGAGAAGATAAAACCACAAGCttcataa
- the EXOSC3 gene encoding exosome complex component RRP40 isoform X3 — protein MAVAAAAEECVGQVVLPGDVLLLPAHPDEDAERLRLSTGAAPRGRLLCGPGLRRCEAGLLVTKCGLLRHRQAGGGAAAAGGAYWVDSQQKRYVPVKGDHVIGIVTAKAGDLFKLDVGGSEQASLSYLAFEGATKRNRPNVQVGDLIYGQFLVANKDMEPEMVCIDSSGRSSGMGIIGQDGFLFKVSLGLIRKLLAPKCEIIQELSQLYPFELVLGMNGRIWKW, from the exons ATGGCGGTGGCAGCGGCAGCGGAGGAGTGTGTGGGGCAGGTGGTGCTGCCCGGGGACGTGCTGCTCCTTCCCGCTCACCCCGACGAGGACGCGGAGCGGCTGCGGCTGAGCACCGGAGCGGCGCCACGGGGCCGGCTGCTCTGTGGGCCGGGCCTGCGGCGGTGCGAGGCCGGGCTGCTGGTGACCAAGTGCGGGCTGCTGCGGCACCGCcaggcgggcggcggggcggcggcggcgggaggcgcCTACTGGGTGGACTCGCAGCAGAAGCGG TATGTGCCGGTGAAGGGCGACCACGTAATCGGAATAGTGACGGCCAAGGCGGGAGACCTGTTCAAGCTGGACGTCGGGGGCAGCGAGCAGGCGTCCCTGTCTTACCTGGCCTTCGAAGGCGCCACGAAGAGGAACAGGCCAAATGTGCAG GTGGGAGATCTTATTTATGGTCAATTCCTTGTAGCGAATAAAGACATGGAACCAGAGATGGTCTGTATAGACAGCAGTGGAAGATCAAGTGGAATGGGAATAATTGGACAAGATGGCTTCCTGTTTAAAGTTTCCTTAGGTCTAATAAGAAA ACTTTTGGCTCCCAAATGTGAAATAATTCAAGAGCTGTCACAATTGTATCCATTTGAACTGGTGCTGGGAATGAATGGAAGAATATGG AAATGGTGA
- the EXOSC3 gene encoding exosome complex component RRP40 isoform X2, producing MAVAAAAEECVGQVVLPGDVLLLPAHPDEDAERLRLSTGAAPRGRLLCGPGLRRCEAGLLVTKCGLLRHRQAGGGAAAAGGAYWVDSQQKRYVPVKGDHVIGIVTAKAGDLFKLDVGGSEQASLSYLAFEGATKRNRPNVQVGDLIYGQFLVANKDMEPEMVCIDSSGRSSGMGIIGQDGFLFKVSLGLIRKLLAPKCEIIQELSQLYPFELVLGMNGRIWVEGVAPICSWCSAVNCSYG from the exons ATGGCGGTGGCAGCGGCAGCGGAGGAGTGTGTGGGGCAGGTGGTGCTGCCCGGGGACGTGCTGCTCCTTCCCGCTCACCCCGACGAGGACGCGGAGCGGCTGCGGCTGAGCACCGGAGCGGCGCCACGGGGCCGGCTGCTCTGTGGGCCGGGCCTGCGGCGGTGCGAGGCCGGGCTGCTGGTGACCAAGTGCGGGCTGCTGCGGCACCGCcaggcgggcggcggggcggcggcggcgggaggcgcCTACTGGGTGGACTCGCAGCAGAAGCGG TATGTGCCGGTGAAGGGCGACCACGTAATCGGAATAGTGACGGCCAAGGCGGGAGACCTGTTCAAGCTGGACGTCGGGGGCAGCGAGCAGGCGTCCCTGTCTTACCTGGCCTTCGAAGGCGCCACGAAGAGGAACAGGCCAAATGTGCAG GTGGGAGATCTTATTTATGGTCAATTCCTTGTAGCGAATAAAGACATGGAACCAGAGATGGTCTGTATAGACAGCAGTGGAAGATCAAGTGGAATGGGAATAATTGGACAAGATGGCTTCCTGTTTAAAGTTTCCTTAGGTCTAATAAGAAA ACTTTTGGCTCCCAAATGTGAAATAATTCAAGAGCTGTCACAATTGTATCCATTTGAACTGGTGCTGGGAATGAATGGAAGAATATGG GTGGAGGGTGTTGCACCAATCTGTTCTTGGTGTTCTGCTGTGAACTGCTCCTATGGGTGA
- the EXOSC3 gene encoding exosome complex component RRP40 isoform X1 encodes MAVAAAAEECVGQVVLPGDVLLLPAHPDEDAERLRLSTGAAPRGRLLCGPGLRRCEAGLLVTKCGLLRHRQAGGGAAAAGGAYWVDSQQKRYVPVKGDHVIGIVTAKAGDLFKLDVGGSEQASLSYLAFEGATKRNRPNVQVGDLIYGQFLVANKDMEPEMVCIDSSGRSSGMGIIGQDGFLFKVSLGLIRKLLAPKCEIIQELSQLYPFELVLGMNGRIWVKAKTVQQTLIIVNILEACEYMTAEQRKQVLAKLSGN; translated from the exons ATGGCGGTGGCAGCGGCAGCGGAGGAGTGTGTGGGGCAGGTGGTGCTGCCCGGGGACGTGCTGCTCCTTCCCGCTCACCCCGACGAGGACGCGGAGCGGCTGCGGCTGAGCACCGGAGCGGCGCCACGGGGCCGGCTGCTCTGTGGGCCGGGCCTGCGGCGGTGCGAGGCCGGGCTGCTGGTGACCAAGTGCGGGCTGCTGCGGCACCGCcaggcgggcggcggggcggcggcggcgggaggcgcCTACTGGGTGGACTCGCAGCAGAAGCGG TATGTGCCGGTGAAGGGCGACCACGTAATCGGAATAGTGACGGCCAAGGCGGGAGACCTGTTCAAGCTGGACGTCGGGGGCAGCGAGCAGGCGTCCCTGTCTTACCTGGCCTTCGAAGGCGCCACGAAGAGGAACAGGCCAAATGTGCAG GTGGGAGATCTTATTTATGGTCAATTCCTTGTAGCGAATAAAGACATGGAACCAGAGATGGTCTGTATAGACAGCAGTGGAAGATCAAGTGGAATGGGAATAATTGGACAAGATGGCTTCCTGTTTAAAGTTTCCTTAGGTCTAATAAGAAA ACTTTTGGCTCCCAAATGTGAAATAATTCAAGAGCTGTCACAATTGTATCCATTTGAACTGGTGCTGGGAATGAATGGAAGAATATGGGTAAAAGCAAAAACAGTTCAACAGACTTTAATTATAGTAAATATTTTGGAAGCCTGTGAGTATATGACTgcagaacagagaaaacaagtgCTTGCCAAGTTGTCAGGGAACTGA
- the DYDC1 gene encoding DPY30 domain-containing protein 1, producing MESQYLKRCLGSCLKKGLAEIVEHRPADPIEYLAHWIYNYKRTLDEEKKRMLERIELEQEREAALAELEMLRKMKEEELMIQQKLEEERQAQVEQEREKLEGQKEEEEMLLQQDDQEENEEMIAELTDRPGAPNLTTVEELDENGQFESTTDLMAESEQ from the exons ATGGAGTCTCAGTATCTGAAGAGATGCCTGGGAAGTTGCTTGAAAAAGGGACTGGCAGAGATTGTAGAACATCGGCCAGCAGATCCAATAGAGTATCTGGCACATTGGATTTACAATTACAAAAGAACCttagatgaagaaaaaaag AGAATGTTGGAGAGGATTGAGCTGGAACAAGAACGGGAGGCAGCCCTGGCAGAACTTGAAAtgttaagaaaaatgaaagaagaagaactaATGATCCAGCAGAAACTTGAAGAAGAACGTCAG GCTCAGGTGGAACAAGAACGTGAGAAGTTGGAAgggcagaaggaagaagaggaaatgcTGTTGCAGCAGGATGATCAAGAG GAAAATGAGGAGATGATAGCTGAACTTACAGATAGACCTGGAGCACCTAATTTGACCACAGTTGAGGAACTAGATGAGAATGGACAGTTTGAG agtACAACAGATCTCATGGCAGAATCAGAACAATAA